A single genomic interval of Psychroserpens sp. NJDZ02 harbors:
- a CDS encoding 2-oxoglutarate dehydrogenase E1 component — protein sequence MDKYSFLNAAHTAYFADLYDQYLENPDSVEPSWRAFFQGYDFGSENYGLDGEIAEGVSTQMPEHVQKEFQVVKLIDGYRNRGHLFTKTNPVRDRRKYEPTLALENFGLTQADLDTNFNAGDILGIGAQTLREIVKHLDSIYCDAIGVEYMYIRKPDEIQWIQSKLNINDNQPNFSGAQKKHILKKLNEAVSFESFLHTKYVGQKRFSLEGGESLIPGLDAVIEKAAELGVQEFVMGMAHRGRLSTLTNIFGKSAKDIFSEFDGKDYEQEVFDGDVKYHLGWTSIRQTDSGQKINLSIAPNPSHLETVGAVVEGIVRAKQDNFYSDNFSKVLPIVVHGDAAIAGQGLVYEVVQMAQLDGYKTNGTIHVVVNNQVGFTTNYLDARSSTYCTDIAKVTLSPVLHVNADDAEAVVHAMLFALDFRMNFKRDVFIDLLGYRKYGHNEGDEPRFTQPKLYKAISKHANPRDIYAAKLIEQGIIDKGHVKTLENDYKSSLEEKLEDSRKEDKTVITPFMEDQWKDFTQVDETTMMKSIDTTTSKDKLEAITKVISNLPKDKKFIRKIERLINDRQNMFDENRLDWAMAEHLAYGTLLDEGYNVRMSGQDVERGTFSHRHAVVKVEDSEEEILLLNQISDKQGQFHIYNSLLSEYGVVGFDYGYAMASPNTLTIWEAQFGDFSNGAQIMLDQYISAGEDKWKTQNGLVMLLPHGYEGQGAEHSSARMERYLQLCAKDNMFVADCTTPANFFHLLRRQMKVNFRKPLIVFTPKSLLRHPKCVSTVDEFANGSFQTLIDDASVKVDKVKTLVFLTGKFYYDLDEERDTLNRDDVALIRIEQLFPLPTEAIKAVLSKYTNAEDVVWAQEEPRNMGAYSHMLMNLDEVRHFRLASRRPYGAPAAGSSVRSKKRHREVIDFVFDKTKNNQRQAK from the coding sequence ATGGATAAATACTCCTTTTTAAACGCAGCACATACAGCATACTTTGCTGACTTATACGATCAATACTTAGAAAACCCAGACTCTGTAGAGCCTAGTTGGAGAGCCTTTTTTCAAGGTTACGACTTTGGTTCGGAAAATTACGGATTAGATGGAGAAATAGCAGAGGGTGTTTCCACCCAAATGCCTGAGCATGTTCAAAAAGAATTTCAAGTAGTTAAATTAATAGATGGTTATCGTAACAGAGGGCATTTATTTACTAAAACAAACCCAGTAAGGGATCGTCGTAAGTACGAGCCTACTTTGGCATTGGAAAATTTTGGCTTGACACAAGCTGATTTAGATACCAATTTTAATGCTGGTGATATTTTAGGTATAGGTGCACAAACACTTAGAGAAATTGTTAAACATTTAGATAGTATTTATTGTGATGCTATTGGTGTGGAATACATGTATATCAGAAAACCTGACGAAATTCAGTGGATTCAGAGCAAGTTAAACATAAACGACAATCAGCCTAATTTTTCTGGAGCGCAAAAAAAGCACATCCTAAAAAAATTAAACGAGGCCGTATCGTTTGAAAGTTTTCTACATACTAAGTATGTAGGACAAAAACGGTTCTCTCTGGAAGGAGGAGAATCTTTAATTCCAGGATTAGATGCCGTAATTGAAAAAGCAGCAGAACTTGGTGTTCAAGAATTTGTAATGGGAATGGCGCACAGAGGGCGTTTAAGTACCTTAACAAATATTTTCGGAAAGTCTGCAAAAGATATTTTTAGCGAGTTTGACGGAAAGGATTACGAGCAAGAAGTCTTTGATGGAGATGTTAAGTATCACCTAGGTTGGACTAGTATTCGTCAAACGGATAGTGGTCAGAAAATAAACTTAAGTATTGCCCCAAATCCATCGCATTTAGAGACGGTTGGAGCAGTAGTTGAAGGTATTGTTAGAGCAAAACAGGATAATTTTTACAGTGATAATTTTAGTAAAGTATTACCAATCGTGGTTCATGGAGATGCAGCAATTGCAGGTCAAGGATTAGTGTATGAGGTCGTACAAATGGCACAATTAGATGGTTATAAAACTAACGGAACAATTCATGTTGTTGTTAACAATCAAGTTGGGTTTACTACAAACTATTTAGATGCTAGATCTAGTACGTATTGTACGGATATTGCTAAAGTAACATTATCACCAGTATTACACGTTAATGCAGACGATGCGGAAGCGGTAGTACATGCAATGTTATTTGCTTTAGATTTTAGAATGAATTTTAAGCGTGACGTATTTATTGACTTGTTAGGATATAGAAAATACGGTCATAATGAAGGTGATGAGCCAAGATTTACACAACCAAAATTATATAAAGCAATTTCTAAACACGCCAATCCAAGAGATATCTATGCTGCAAAATTAATTGAGCAAGGTATTATTGATAAAGGTCATGTTAAGACATTAGAAAACGATTACAAATCTAGTTTAGAAGAAAAATTAGAAGATTCTCGTAAAGAAGATAAAACAGTTATCACTCCTTTTATGGAGGATCAATGGAAAGATTTTACTCAGGTAGATGAAACCACAATGATGAAATCGATTGATACAACCACATCTAAGGACAAATTAGAAGCAATTACGAAAGTAATCTCAAACTTACCAAAAGATAAAAAGTTTATTAGAAAAATAGAACGTCTAATTAACGATCGTCAAAATATGTTTGATGAAAATAGGTTGGATTGGGCTATGGCTGAGCATTTAGCTTATGGAACACTTTTAGACGAAGGCTATAATGTGCGTATGTCTGGGCAAGATGTAGAGCGTGGTACATTTTCACACAGACACGCAGTGGTTAAAGTTGAAGATAGTGAAGAAGAAATATTATTATTAAATCAAATTAGTGACAAACAGGGTCAATTTCATATCTATAACTCGTTACTTTCAGAGTACGGCGTAGTAGGCTTTGATTATGGTTACGCCATGGCTAGTCCAAATACTTTAACTATTTGGGAAGCACAATTTGGAGATTTTAGTAATGGTGCTCAAATTATGCTAGATCAGTACATCTCTGCAGGAGAAGATAAGTGGAAAACTCAAAATGGATTAGTCATGTTATTACCACATGGTTATGAAGGACAAGGAGCAGAACACTCTTCAGCACGTATGGAACGTTATTTACAGTTGTGCGCAAAAGACAATATGTTTGTTGCCGATTGTACAACTCCGGCTAACTTCTTTCACTTGTTAAGACGTCAAATGAAGGTTAACTTCCGTAAACCATTAATCGTGTTTACGCCAAAAAGTTTATTACGTCACCCAAAATGTGTTAGTACAGTAGATGAGTTTGCAAACGGAAGCTTCCAAACATTAATCGATGACGCTTCTGTAAAAGTAGATAAAGTGAAAACACTTGTCTTTTTAACAGGTAAATTTTATTACGATTTAGACGAAGAACGTGATACCTTAAATAGAGATGATGTTGCTTTAATTAGAATAGAGCAATTATTTCCTTTACCAACAGAAGCTATCAAGGCTGTGTTAAGTAAATATACAAATGCAGAGGATGTCGTTTGGGCGCAAGAGGAACCAAGAAACATGGGGGCTTACTCACATATGTTGATGAATTTAGACGAAGTAAGACATTTTAGATTAGCGTCAAGAAGACCTTATGGTGCGCCAGCAGCAGGTAGTTCTGTACGATCTAAAAAACGTCATAGAGAAGTTATCGACTTTGTCTTTGATAAGACTAAAAATAACCAGCGTCAAGCTAAATAA
- a CDS encoding alpha-ketoglutarate decarboxylase — MKIKSINSSKIIILSIIACFFITFGNAQDNLPQQKSEFWKNVRFGGGLGLSTGSNFFSATLAPTAIYQFDNSFALGVGLNATYNKSKNFYKSTILGASIIGIYTPIKDIQISGEFEQNHVNRNFDNPAFIDDTYWVPSLFIGAGYTTNNITIGIRYDVLYDDTKSIYANAWVPFVRVFF, encoded by the coding sequence ATGAAAATCAAATCAATTAACAGCTCTAAAATTATCATATTATCAATAATTGCTTGTTTTTTTATAACTTTTGGTAATGCGCAAGATAATTTACCACAGCAAAAAAGTGAATTTTGGAAAAATGTTCGATTTGGTGGTGGATTAGGATTAAGTACTGGAAGCAACTTTTTTAGTGCAACATTAGCACCAACTGCTATTTACCAATTTGACAACTCATTTGCCTTAGGAGTTGGCCTGAATGCAACTTATAATAAGAGCAAAAACTTTTACAAATCGACAATTTTAGGAGCCAGTATAATTGGAATCTACACGCCCATAAAAGACATACAGATTTCTGGTGAGTTTGAGCAAAATCATGTGAATAGAAATTTTGACAACCCAGCTTTTATTGATGACACCTATTGGGTACCTTCTTTATTTATCGGCGCAGGGTACACTACAAACAATATAACCATCGGGATACGCTACGATGTACTTTATGACGACACTAAAAGTATATACGCTAATGCCTGGGTCCCTTTTGTAAGAGTATTCTTTTAA
- a CDS encoding c-type cytochrome, translating to MKTTLKLMTVLFITMLISCGGKEEKKKEEFSYKKKETTEKTTAPKAEKTPPSKQIDLKNKGLGPIKSVTLAAEIDQSMVTLGADVYKKMCTACHRTNKKFIGPPPTGILSRRTPEWIMNMILNPEQMVKEDPLAKELLMEFNGSPMANQGLTEKEARAVLEYFRTLK from the coding sequence ATGAAAACAACACTAAAATTAATGACCGTATTATTTATAACCATGCTAATTAGTTGTGGTGGTAAAGAAGAAAAGAAAAAAGAAGAATTTTCTTATAAGAAAAAGGAAACTACAGAAAAGACGACTGCACCAAAAGCAGAAAAAACACCACCTTCTAAACAAATAGACCTAAAAAACAAAGGACTCGGCCCTATAAAATCGGTAACCCTAGCGGCAGAAATAGATCAATCGATGGTTACTCTTGGCGCTGACGTTTATAAAAAAATGTGTACTGCTTGTCACAGAACAAACAAAAAATTTATAGGACCACCACCAACAGGAATATTAAGTCGTCGTACTCCAGAATGGATTATGAATATGATTTTAAATCCAGAGCAAATGGTAAAAGAAGATCCGTTAGCTAAAGAGTTATTAATGGAATTTAATGGTTCTCCTATGGCAAATCAAGGCCTTACTGAAAAAGAAGCAAGAGCGGTCTTAGAATATTTCAGAACACTTAAATAA
- a CDS encoding fasciclin domain-containing protein, which produces MKLIKQLLFVFAITLTLYACKSETKGNSETSTVSTTNSEVKERTGQAFIEDDGSTTVLSIAMDSKDHTTLVAAVKAAQLENALVNAGPLMVFAPTNAAFAALPEGTIENLLKPENKAALANILKYHVTPGNYSKDFLKKFKKLGQANNDYVKVEVVDGEPMIGGAKILGSVKAGNGIVHIIDKVLLPPTE; this is translated from the coding sequence ATGAAACTAATAAAACAATTGCTCTTTGTTTTTGCTATCACGCTAACCTTATATGCTTGCAAAAGCGAAACAAAAGGTAACTCCGAAACATCAACAGTTTCAACTACAAATAGTGAAGTAAAAGAACGAACAGGGCAAGCTTTTATTGAAGACGATGGAAGCACAACGGTTTTAAGCATAGCAATGGACTCTAAAGATCACACCACTTTAGTTGCTGCTGTTAAAGCTGCACAATTAGAAAACGCTTTAGTTAATGCAGGACCATTAATGGTTTTTGCTCCAACTAACGCAGCATTTGCAGCATTACCTGAAGGTACTATAGAAAACTTATTAAAGCCAGAAAACAAAGCTGCTTTAGCAAATATTTTAAAATACCACGTTACTCCAGGAAACTACTCTAAAGATTTTTTGAAAAAGTTTAAAAAATTAGGTCAAGCTAATAATGACTATGTAAAAGTAGAAGTAGTCGACGGAGAACCAATGATTGGAGGCGCTAAAATACTAGGTAGTGTAAAAGCCGGAAACGGAATAGTACACATCATAGATAAAGTTTTATTACCGCCAACAGAATAA
- the nosZ gene encoding Sec-dependent nitrous-oxide reductase encodes MKNIITSSIAILVILIGFTSCNKGNNSGGKSGALASNVAERVYVAPGEYDSHYAFLSGGYSGNVTVYGLPSGRMFKEIPVFSQFPTSGYGYSEETKPMLNTSHGFIPWGDAHHPDISQSKGELDGRWLFINENNTPRIARLSLTTFETEEIIEVPNSAGNHSSSFVTENTEYVVAGTRFSVPIPQRDMPIKDYKGNFQGALSFISVAPETGNMDIKFQILMPGFNYDLSHPGRGKSHGWFFFTTYNTEEASTLLEVNASQNDKDFIAAINWKKIEDYVNNGGGTMMPANYAHNVYDEETHTATSTMKKEVRVVNPIDVPGAVYFIPTPKSPHGCDVDPSGEYIVGNGKLSANLTVHSFTKMLDAIEKEKFAGEAYGIPILNFEDVLAGVVEQPGLGPLHTEFDGKGYAYTTFFISSEVVKWKIGTWEVIDRKPTYYSVGHLTIPGGNSGKPQGKYMFAMNKITKDRYLPTGPEMEHSAQLYDISGDKMELLLDFPTHGEPHYAAAMEASIIKEQSQKIYKLADNKHPYAAKSDADTKVVREGKEVHIYLTTIRSHFSPDNIEGIKVGDKVYFHVTNLEQDFDVPHGFAVIGQNNSELLVMPGQTKTSVWEPKQVGVWPFYCTDFCSALHQEMQGYIRVSAANSDTPIKWSLGEDIE; translated from the coding sequence ATGAAAAATATAATAACGTCAAGTATTGCAATACTAGTTATCCTAATAGGATTTACAAGTTGTAACAAAGGTAATAACTCAGGTGGTAAATCTGGTGCATTAGCTAGTAACGTAGCCGAACGCGTCTATGTTGCTCCTGGAGAGTACGACTCGCATTACGCCTTCTTATCAGGTGGATACAGTGGTAACGTAACAGTGTACGGTTTACCTTCTGGTAGAATGTTTAAAGAAATCCCTGTCTTTTCTCAATTTCCAACCTCTGGTTATGGGTATTCTGAAGAAACAAAACCAATGTTAAACACCTCTCACGGATTTATCCCTTGGGGAGATGCGCACCATCCAGATATCTCTCAATCAAAAGGAGAATTAGATGGTCGTTGGTTATTTATAAATGAAAACAACACGCCTCGTATTGCAAGACTTAGTCTTACCACATTTGAAACCGAAGAAATTATTGAAGTACCCAATAGTGCAGGTAACCACAGTTCTTCTTTTGTAACAGAAAACACAGAGTATGTTGTTGCAGGAACACGTTTTTCTGTACCAATTCCACAACGTGATATGCCTATTAAGGACTACAAAGGAAACTTTCAAGGGGCCTTATCTTTTATTAGCGTAGCACCAGAAACAGGTAACATGGATATTAAATTCCAAATCCTAATGCCAGGTTTCAACTACGATTTATCGCATCCTGGACGTGGCAAATCTCATGGTTGGTTCTTCTTTACAACGTATAATACTGAAGAAGCAAGCACACTTTTAGAGGTTAATGCATCACAAAATGATAAAGATTTTATTGCAGCCATAAACTGGAAAAAGATTGAAGACTATGTAAATAATGGCGGTGGAACAATGATGCCTGCTAATTATGCACATAACGTATATGACGAAGAAACACACACAGCGACATCTACTATGAAAAAAGAGGTCCGTGTTGTAAATCCAATTGATGTTCCTGGAGCTGTTTACTTTATTCCAACACCAAAATCACCTCACGGTTGTGATGTAGATCCTTCTGGAGAGTATATTGTTGGTAATGGTAAATTATCTGCAAACTTAACAGTGCATTCTTTTACAAAAATGTTAGACGCTATTGAGAAAGAAAAATTTGCTGGTGAAGCTTACGGAATTCCAATATTAAACTTTGAAGATGTGTTAGCAGGCGTTGTGGAACAACCAGGATTAGGACCATTACACACAGAGTTTGACGGAAAAGGATATGCTTATACGACATTCTTTATTTCTTCTGAAGTTGTAAAATGGAAAATAGGAACATGGGAAGTTATCGACAGAAAACCTACTTATTACTCTGTTGGTCACTTAACAATCCCTGGAGGAAACTCTGGAAAACCACAAGGTAAATACATGTTTGCCATGAATAAGATTACTAAAGACAGATACCTACCAACGGGTCCAGAGATGGAACACTCAGCACAGTTGTATGATATCTCTGGAGACAAAATGGAGCTATTATTAGATTTCCCAACGCATGGAGAGCCACATTACGCTGCTGCAATGGAAGCAAGTATTATAAAGGAGCAATCTCAAAAAATCTATAAACTAGCAGATAATAAGCATCCATATGCTGCAAAATCTGATGCAGACACTAAGGTTGTTAGAGAAGGTAAAGAGGTACACATATACTTAACAACTATTAGAAGTCACTTCTCACCTGACAATATTGAAGGAATAAAAGTTGGAGATAAAGTATACTTCCACGTAACTAACTTAGAACAAGATTTTGATGTCCCACACGGATTTGCGGTAATAGGACAAAACAATTCAGAGTTACTAGTAATGCCAGGACAAACAAAAACATCTGTTTGGGAACCTAAACAAGTTGGTGTATGGCCATTTTACTGTACAGATTTCTGCTCTGCATTACACCAGGAAATGCAAGGTTACATAAGGGTATCTGCAGCTAATTCAGACACACCAATTAAGTGGTCACTTGGTGAAGATATCGAATAA
- a CDS encoding nitrous oxide reductase accessory protein NosL, which yields MKTLKHYLPVLLLLIFTSCNVSPKAIAYGSDGCHFCKMTIVDKVHAAEFVTKKGKTYKFDATECMVNYFDEFDTSEIELYLTNHFSEPEAFTDATQATFLISKSIPSPMGAFLTAFKNKAEAEKIKAEKGGELYSWTQVLAHLKN from the coding sequence ATGAAAACACTAAAACACTATTTACCAGTCTTATTACTTCTTATTTTTACAAGTTGTAATGTCTCTCCAAAAGCCATAGCATATGGCAGCGATGGTTGTCACTTTTGTAAAATGACCATCGTAGATAAAGTACACGCTGCAGAGTTTGTTACCAAAAAAGGTAAAACATACAAATTTGACGCAACCGAGTGTATGGTTAATTATTTTGATGAATTTGATACTTCAGAAATTGAATTATACTTAACTAATCATTTCTCAGAACCAGAAGCTTTTACAGATGCGACACAAGCCACTTTTTTAATTAGCAAAAGTATTCCAAGCCCAATGGGCGCATTTCTGACTGCTTTTAAAAACAAGGCTGAAGCCGAAAAAATAAAAGCCGAAAAAGGTGGTGAGTTATATTCTTGGACACAAGTATTAGCGCATTTAAAAAACTAG
- a CDS encoding nitrous oxide reductase family maturation protein NosD, translating into MKYSSLILMAIFMVNTAIAQTIEVCKTCPISNVKKAISQAKDFDTIIIKKGTYKEHAIVIDKPLTIIGKNYPVIDGESKGEIITIKADNVTVDGLFIINVGTSYTEDYAAIRVRNSKNFVIQNLVLEKLFFGIYIEKSRDGKVYHNKIIGDAVEEYNSGNGIQLWYSKNIQIEHNYVEHVRDGIYLEFSDDCLIKNNTSTLNVRYGLHFMFSNDDIYQDNTFENNGAGVAVMFSKRIKMYNNLFKENWGTASYGMLLKEINDAEIIGNTFEDNTIGINIEGSNRIVYKHNNFSNNGWAIKVKGACYTNTFTENNFLYNSFDIAYNSNVNDNIFDKNYWSNYTGYDLDKNGIGDVPYRPVKLFSYIVNRTPETIILLRSMFIDIIDFSEKVSPVFTPDNLLDNNPLIKKITW; encoded by the coding sequence ATGAAATATTCAAGCCTTATTTTGATGGCCATATTTATGGTTAACACTGCTATTGCACAAACTATTGAAGTATGTAAAACATGTCCTATTAGCAATGTAAAAAAAGCTATAAGTCAAGCAAAAGACTTTGATACTATTATTATAAAAAAAGGGACGTACAAAGAGCATGCTATTGTTATAGACAAACCTCTGACTATTATTGGTAAAAACTACCCTGTAATTGATGGAGAATCTAAAGGTGAGATCATCACTATAAAAGCAGACAATGTTACAGTTGATGGATTATTTATAATAAATGTAGGTACAAGTTACACGGAAGATTATGCTGCTATTAGAGTAAGAAATAGCAAAAATTTCGTGATTCAGAATTTAGTTCTTGAAAAATTATTTTTTGGTATTTACATTGAAAAATCAAGAGATGGCAAAGTATACCATAACAAAATTATTGGTGATGCAGTAGAAGAATACAATTCCGGAAACGGGATCCAATTATGGTATAGTAAAAACATCCAAATTGAACATAATTATGTCGAGCATGTTAGAGATGGTATTTATTTAGAATTTTCTGACGATTGCCTTATCAAAAACAACACGAGCACCCTAAATGTACGTTACGGTTTACACTTTATGTTTTCTAACGATGACATCTACCAAGACAACACCTTTGAAAATAATGGTGCAGGTGTCGCTGTTATGTTTTCAAAGCGCATAAAAATGTACAATAATCTTTTTAAAGAAAACTGGGGAACAGCTTCTTACGGAATGCTTTTAAAAGAAATAAATGATGCTGAAATTATAGGCAATACTTTTGAAGACAATACCATCGGAATTAACATAGAAGGTTCCAACCGTATTGTTTACAAGCACAATAATTTTTCAAATAACGGATGGGCTATCAAAGTAAAAGGAGCTTGCTACACAAACACCTTTACGGAAAACAATTTTTTATACAACTCCTTTGACATTGCTTACAACAGTAATGTTAACGATAATATTTTTGATAAAAATTATTGGAGTAATTACACCGGTTACGACTTAGACAAAAATGGTATTGGAGATGTGCCTTACAGACCTGTAAAACTATTTTCTTACATCGTCAACCGTACACCAGAAACAATCATTTTACTGCGTAGTATGTTTATAGATATTATTGATTTTTCAGAAAAAGTGTCGCCAGTATTTACGCCAGACAATTTACTAGACAATAACCCACTAATAAAAAAAATAACATGGTAA
- a CDS encoding ABC transporter ATP-binding protein yields MVTIQNLHKKFGKNQVLSGVDLSISEGGIFAVLGPNGSGKTTLIKAILGMVIPNKGDITVLGENIKKNPEYRHKIDYLPQIANFPSNLKVKELIKMIKDLRKPTTEDQRLIDLFKLEPFLDKKLGNLSGGTKQKVNLVLTFMFNSPLIILDEPTTGLDPISLIRLKDLIKSEKAKGKTILITSHIMSFVEEISDEIVFILEGKIYFKGSISELKTKTQQPDFEHAIASILTDNHA; encoded by the coding sequence ATGGTAACTATTCAAAATTTACATAAAAAATTCGGAAAAAACCAAGTGTTAAGTGGCGTAGACTTAAGCATTAGTGAAGGCGGAATTTTTGCTGTACTTGGACCAAATGGTTCAGGAAAAACAACATTAATTAAAGCCATTTTGGGCATGGTAATCCCTAACAAAGGTGACATTACAGTCCTTGGAGAAAACATTAAAAAAAATCCAGAATACAGGCATAAAATTGACTATCTACCACAAATAGCAAACTTCCCCAGTAATTTAAAAGTAAAAGAATTAATCAAAATGATTAAGGATTTACGCAAACCAACTACAGAAGACCAACGTCTGATAGACCTATTTAAACTAGAACCTTTTTTAGACAAAAAACTAGGTAATTTATCTGGTGGAACAAAGCAAAAAGTAAACCTAGTGTTGACATTTATGTTTAATAGTCCATTAATTATTTTAGACGAACCCACTACAGGTTTAGACCCAATATCCTTAATACGCTTAAAAGATTTAATTAAATCCGAAAAAGCCAAAGGAAAAACAATACTTATCACCTCACACATTATGAGTTTTGTTGAAGAAATATCAGATGAGATTGTATTTATCCTAGAAGGTAAAATATACTTTAAAGGCTCAATTTCAGAATTAAAAACCAAGACACAGCAGCCCGATTTTGAGCATGCAATTGCGTCTATATTAACCGATAATCATGCTTAA
- a CDS encoding ABC transporter permease: MLKILKYSFYDLMRSRWSYVYFAFYLLLGIVLLFLNNDLSKAVITLMNVIIVLVPLIGTIFGVMYYYNNKEFTELLLAQPLKRSSIFLGQYLGVAISLSMSLILGLGIPFVFYGLFQSSAIWDFSLLIITGTFLTLIFTALAFNIALSNENKIKGFGYAILLWLFLAIIYDGLFLMTLIMFEDYPLDKLSLIGTMLNPIDLSRTLILLKLDISALLGYTGAVFKQFFGTNVGLIVSFVMLSVWVVLPVSRIIYKSKKKDF; this comes from the coding sequence ATGCTTAAAATATTAAAATACAGTTTTTACGACTTAATGCGTAGTCGTTGGAGTTACGTCTACTTTGCATTTTATTTACTGCTAGGTATTGTATTGTTGTTTTTAAATAACGATTTATCTAAAGCAGTAATTACATTAATGAATGTTATTATTGTTTTAGTACCACTAATTGGGACCATTTTTGGTGTTATGTATTATTATAATAATAAAGAATTTACAGAACTATTATTAGCGCAACCCTTAAAACGTTCCTCCATATTTCTAGGACAATACTTAGGTGTAGCAATCTCTTTATCTATGAGTTTAATTTTAGGCTTAGGGATTCCGTTTGTGTTTTACGGACTGTTTCAAAGTAGTGCTATCTGGGATTTTTCATTATTAATAATTACCGGTACATTTTTAACCCTAATTTTTACTGCGTTAGCTTTTAATATTGCGTTATCTAATGAGAACAAAATAAAAGGGTTTGGTTATGCTATACTATTATGGTTGTTTTTAGCTATCATTTATGACGGTTTATTTTTAATGACACTTATTATGTTTGAAGATTATCCGCTAGACAAATTATCACTGATAGGCACCATGCTAAACCCAATAGATTTATCTAGAACCTTGATACTTTTAAAACTAGACATCTCTGCTTTACTAGGCTATACTGGAGCTGTTTTTAAACAATTTTTCGGGACTAATGTGGGATTAATAGTATCCTTTGTAATGCTTTCTGTTTGGGTTGTATTACCCGTTTCTAGAATTATATATAAATCTAAAAAGAAAGATTTCTAA